The nucleotide sequence TATAAGCAGATACAGAGGTGGTAGCACAGGCTGGGATAGTACAAACCTTTAAAAACATCTCTCAGTGATAAAAAAACCTTCGGGTGTGTGCAGACTTTGGGGTAATTGGACCTCAAAGATCAAAATGCCTTTAAAGAAGCAGCAATATCTCCCTTTGGTGCGCCCCCGAGGCTCCTGACTTGACCCCAGAGCTTTTGCTGCCCACCCTGAGCCCTCGCTGTGCTCCAAGGTACAAAAGTGTCTGTGCTTGTGCTATGACCCGGCCCACAGGAGAACCACAGCCTGGggtttttaaatgaaacaaacaaaagagcaaTGACCACCCATCAAAAAGGCAATGACATTTTCCCTACGGCCTCTTTGCCAGGAGAGAGTCAGCCCAGCCAGTTGCCTCACTTGGATTTTAAGAAAGGAGACCAATAAATGCAGTAGCGAGGATGGAGACAAGACACGAAATAAATCAATCGGCTGGCGCTGCCCTGGGACTCGGCTCCGTCCCACTGCGCCCGGCAGCCCGACACGGCCGGCCAGCAGCTCCATGGCTCCCCAGCTGGTTTCTTTCACCAAATAAGGTCCATTCCCCCTCGCCGGCACAGGCACAAGTCGCTACAGCCTATAAatccccacagagacagcacACGAGCACGCACACAACCCATTTTCGGCTCAGCAAACTCCTTGCGCGGGTGCTCAGCCCTGAGCGAGGGACAAGTGTCCCCAGCAAGCAGGGAcactgtgccagggctggggtgctcggtgggtgacactgggacacCGACCTGACAGCAGTTCCCCCCATGCCAGAGCTCTGCACGCCCTGGTACCCAGAGCACTGCATCCCCTGGTACTCACAGCTCTTCACCCCTTGGTACCCACAGCTCTTCACCCCTTGGTACCCACAGCTCTGCATCCCCTGGTACCCACAGCTCTGCATCCCCTGGTACCCACAGCACTGCATCCCCTGGTACCCAGAGCTCTGCACCTCTTGGTACCCACAGCTCTGCATCCTCTGGTACCCACAGCTCTGCATCCCTGGTACCCACAGCTCTGTATCCTCTGGTACCCACAGCTCTGCATCCCCTGGTACCCACAGCTCTGCATCCTCTGGTACCCACAGCTCTGCATCCTCTGGTACCCACAGCTCTGTATCCTGTGGTACCCACAGCTCTGCATCCTCTGGTACCCACAGCTCTGCATCCCCTGGCACCCACAGCTTTGCGTCCTCTGGTACCCACAGCTCTGCATCCTCTGGTACCCACAGCATCTCCATCACATGCTGAAACCCCCCACCTGGCCTTGCTTCTCCTCGGGCGGACACTAAGGGATGTGACGGATCCCGCCAGCCCCAAAAGCACGTGGTTTAACAGCAGAAATGCAACACGAGAGCCGGCAGTCATTAAGAGGAGGTGGGCAATGGAGAGACCTtccccttcagcatcacccatcGCCAACAGGGGTTGACCCCAACTCGGGGGCCCCTCGCGCTGACATCAGCCCCCACTTTCTCTTTGCAAACTCAGCGTTTGGTTTTCCGCAGCCGATACGGTGAATACAAAGTCACACCAGCCGCCTGGCCCTTGTTAGCATTAAAAATTAAAGACAGAGCAAACAAAACCTAAAGCTCCAACATTTATTATGGCAATTTCCCACCCACCCACAGACCtacactgtgttttgtttttatttttagttcgTCACATCAGATGTGCTTTCCGAGAAATGGCAAGTCATGGAGATAAAACCAAGAGGCCGGGTTGTCCATGAGCACAAAGATCGTCTTTTCCACGGGGAAAGGAGCCGGTGGAAGCCATCGCTAAGCCCTTCACCTTGGCGGGCGGGTTTGCTTTcgtttttagaaaaagaaacaattaaaaaaaggcaacaacaacaaaaaaaaaccaaccaaacaaaacaaccccaaaatgtCGTACTCTATTACAAAATATAAATACGATAGTCTTGCAGGCAGGAGGAGCCCGGGAGCGCTGCCTTCGGCGAGGTGACTTCTCCGGCTCTCCCGGGGACACGGCGAGCCAGCAGGACAGAGGCCACCTCCGGACACCGCGACACCTCTGGACACCGCGACACCTCCGGACAccgcgccgccgccggccgcTCGCCCCAGCTTCACCTCCTTTCAGAATTTAAGTGCTCTGGAACTTCCATCCGAAAACTGCCAGATGTCCGGGGCTCCCTGGGCGCTGCGCCAGCTGGGGGGGTACGTCGAACCTACAGAGAGCATGGGGACAGAGGAGAGAACAGGTGTGACATGGCCCACGGTGCGAGTTTTGctcttattttactttttcttttctttaacaaCTAGGACACCCAATTGCCACAAAGGGATGGAGCGGGATGGACCCTTCCTCCTCTCGGGCCACACTCCCACGTCCGGCATCGCTCGGCACCGACCAGGAACCACAGGGATGGTTTAGGAGGAAAAACCTCATGGTTTACTCAGAAACCTGCGCTGTGCCGGGATATTGGGCAAGGACCGAGCCAGCCTGCCTGAAAATTCCCTCTTTCCCAAAATCTATGGGGCTTCCCTCAGTGCATCTGAGTACAGCAGGCCCTCCTAAAGCCATGGGCACTTATACATCACACAACGGGTGGTTCCTGGAGGACATTCCCCGACTCAAAATCCACCTCCCCATCCCGACCCGGGTGCCAGTTTCTATGGAAATTGCTTCATTAATATTTAAGAGAGGGGTCGAAGGGCTCCACACGAGCTGCTGCGGAGACTAAATAAGCAGCTCCTAGGCCAGATCTTCACTGCGTGTAAACCGGAGTGGCTCCTTGAGTCAAGAATATGTGCTCAGTTCCCCCCCCGGGGAGGGCTCATTGCTGATGCCTGAGCCCGACACATTTCAGGCTGATATTAAAACAGGCTGAGACCTTCAAGGGAGCCAAAAGCATCACAGCCACCCCGGCCACAGGCCACACCAGCACAACCGCACATCCCACACAAACCCGGGGGGtcccccacaccccctgcccctCGGTGGGGAGGGGACCCCGCGCCTGGATCCCTGCGGCTCCTCCAAAACCAATATTACAATTTGCCCGTGCATCCGCCAAAAATAGCTTTCAACCTttataggaggaaaaaaaccatagGGAGGGAGCTAAAAGAGCGGCTGGTATCTCTTTTTTCGCTACAAACTCTGCACTTAGATAAACCCCAAAATTGCAGCTCGTCAGATACGCCAGAGCCTCCCGAATGTCGAGCAAAGCCATGGTATCGCTTATTCCTGTATTTATCTCAGCCCCTGGAAACATAATAAATATGAAACATCTGTAGCCTAAATTCTGGATACCGTTTCAGTGCCTTCATTACATTAATCATTCAATTTGGAGGCGATTAAATACTAACAGCAAAGGGGTCTGCGCCATAAAAATGTGTTTCTCCTCCAAAGCTGATGGGTTTTAAGATTTTAACAATAGAGAAGTTACCCAAATATCGCTCTTATTTACAGAGACATCTCCATCTCGCACAGAAAGAGCAAAGATCTCGGCCACGCAAGCAGCTCAATGGGGCCCGAGACACCCGTGCCCCAACCCAACAGACTCCAGTGGGTTCCTCACCCTGTTAACTCAGCACCACTGGCAGAAAAAGATGAGAAACATCACGAATTCTGCGTTGGTGTTGAGGCGATTGCCACGCTCTGGCCAGCCACCTTGGACCAGTGTCACCTACAGCTAGAGCTGCTGATCCTCCAAACCACGGGGGGGACGCAGCCTTATTTACCTCCCGAAACCCGCCAAATTTAACTTCCTGAAAGCTGTGAATCAAACGCATCGCTgggaaatctttaaaaaaataataaatgatcGTATGCTTTCCAATTGTTAATCTCGTAGCAGCGCAGGGAGCACAGACCTGCCTAGAGATGACTGTATATAGATCTGCATACAAATACGTCTATATATGCGTGTATATATGAATTTGCATGTAAAACACAGTATAGAGAAAGGCAGCGGAATGATGACCACTGTAGGATAGACACGGGGCACAGCACCCGCTCCGAAATCCAGCCAGGCTACGCTCAACCCCGGGCAGACCGGCCAACACGTGTCCTCCAGACACCATCTCGACCGCGGTAGCAACTAAAACGGTGACATGGGAGGAGGGACCGGACTCTGCCGGACATTCCGTGTGACGGGATCGAAAGCCGCGTTGTCACAGCGCTCCCGGGGACGGACAGGGGGTCCCTGCTCCCTCCGGGGGTCCCTCCGGCAGCACCCGCATCCCTGCGGCTCCAGCACTGCATCCAACTTTGGGGGTACCAGCCCGGAGAAGGGGAGCGTGTTCAGGGGTGCTTCTCCAGCCTAACCAAACCATGCAACCTTCATTTGTCCTGTCCTGGGATTAAAAccaagctgcttttatttttttaaagcattttttgtttgtttaaatatatattcttgtaattttttttttttttaaaaccccaAACTTCTCCTTCAGAAGGCGCTGGGCAAAATACAGGGCAACAAACGATGCCATCACAAGAAGACGACAGAACAACCGGCAGGTTTTacaaaaatcaaaaggaaaagaaaagagtatTAAATCCATTACACTAGGAACAGCAAGAGACAGTATCACAGCGGTACGTGCTTTAATAAAGTAAAGAGATGCTGCAACATGCGGTATTTGTCAAACTGACAACATATACAGACCCCTAAgggaggggacgggggggaccTGAACTGGAGTCCGGATTGCAAAGACAATGCACATAGAACGTTGTGATACTcacaaaaattgaaataaaataaaatcaagcccatgggagaagggagggatggagggatggagggaggtccCAGCTCCTACCAGGAGCTTTGGGCTCCGGTGGGTGCGATGCCGGATCCGCGGCGCGTCCCCCACCCCGAGAGAAATCAGCTCCGGccgatttcaccccaaaaccagctgGGGATGGGGGGCTCTCGAGGGGGGGGTGCTGTGGATTATTTTTCATTCGTCTCTTGTGCCAAAGCAAAGCCAAAGTGGGAGGGGCGTCCCTGCCGCAGAGCGAGGCCGCTAAGCCAAAGCTAGAGATGCTGCCGGTTATTGGGGGTGGGGGTCACAGCTTAATTCTTGACTAAAGAaccgaaaaaaaaaaccaaaccaaaaagcaaaactaCAGGTCCACTGTGAACACCTTCTACTGGCTGGAAAGCTAACTCGGTAGCCCAAAAATCCTCTTCCTCGGCTTACTTAGGACAAGCTTAAGGGCGGCGGGTGCCCCGCCAACGTCCCAGCGCGGGACCTGCTCCTACAGCTGCTGCCGGAGCCGCCTCCAGCGTGTGTCAAATGAGGACACCAGAAGCTGACACTGTGTTACTttaaggtttttgttttatttttttcaataaaggGACAAAATGGGTGTATGAACAGGATAATGCAGACAACTGCCAAAAAAACACAGACAGTGGTTTTTCCAATAGAACTTAACAAAGACCAGAAACAAATACAATAAAAAGCCAGGTTGTAATGACCTTTGGTCatccaaataataaaaaaaaaaaattaaaattaaaaaaaaaaataatccccccccccccaaaaaaaaaacaacccaaagaaaACTAAAAGATCAAATTAAGTGCCTCTGTTTTGAACAGAGCACATAAGCAATAATAAATAGTGACTCCCATAGTAAAAGATAAAATTTCAAGTTACGACAAACAGCTTTCATTACAGGAATAGAAAAGGCCaataacaaaatattctgcattgCCATTTACAAAAAAGTATTGACTCAAGCGGGCTTTCTCTTTAATATGCTTTGCATATGAAATTCTTTCCAATCTAAATATAAAGCACCATTTAGTTTTTGgcaatgaaaaaaactgcaaaacggttttttcttttttgtgttttttttttttcttttttgttctttttttttgtccttttttttttttttaagcttttttcttcctttctttcattctttctttctttctttttactgcATATGAAGTTAAGATGCTGGAATGTCGGGTGATAGAAGGAAAGGGACATAAAGCACACTACATAACAAACCAACGTTATTAGCTTGCAGTACTGCATACAGTATGGCAGCAGGAAAAAGGAACCAAAAAAGATATGTACACCCCTCTGTGACGGCCAGCAGCGCGACATCTTAACAGTTTCCCCCCCAAAGAGCCATTATATGGCCTCGGATCTGTACAATGTCacaccttttttgtctttttgtcttttttttttctttttcttgaaacatACAAATAATTTGCACTATATTATCctgccaaattaaaaaaatatactgtggcagcctgtgtgtgttttttttttttccactaccaAAAAAGGTACATCGATACCTTTTAAGAGAACAAGCAACAGTtaaaaatacaagcttcaataTAAATACTATAGTGCCTACACTAGATGAACATTTAATTCAAATACCAttctagaaatacagaaaaaagagACCATAAATGTGTTTTAGCATAGGAATCAACATGAGTGTGCATTTTCCTATATTTAAGTACTATATAATCTTAAACCTTTCCCCAATGCATGTTTTTATACAACCTGAAGAGCTGTGTATATCCAAGGCATAGAATTTCCACTACCATTTTAAAATGAATAACAAGTCTTGTACACCACCAAGACGATGAACCCTAAAATACAGTTTCCCCCTAAACATAATgaagtgttgtggttttttttcttttctcgtttcattaaaaaaattttcttaacatttatatttttaaaaaagttttgtcGTCTTTCTTTTTTTGTACAAAAAAAATCCTTGCACTGTAGGAGCGAAAGCAATCATTCATTATTTTTGTGAGTGTATAGAGTCTGTTTCCATTCACAGCGCTGCAATGTCGCGTCCGAGAAGATAAGCTCATTAGTCAAGTAAATGGCTGGCAAAAGTTTGCTCGGGTTGTGATTTTTTAATGCTCATCAATGAGATCatgtttgattcttttttttttttttaattattattattatttcgtTCAGCATTCTTGCAACTTTTCCCTTAAAGTATAGACCTGTAAACTGGGAAAATTGTACAGTGCACTTAATTGTCCTATCTGAGCAGTCTTATTTTATACTCAACCTCTGTACCTCCGATTAAAGACAAGATACAGACATCACAGGCAGAGTCAAGTGCTATTTGAACACCAAGCGGGGCGGGCGCTACCTTAATAAAACAAGGGATCCTCTTCCACGTCAACACAAATAGCACACAGAGAATGGGGGGGgggattaaaataataattaaaaaaaaagaaaacacaacaaaatgaaGGACAACTTTTAGGGAGCACAGACAGATAACTGCTACTCTTTTGCTCTTTTAtttgttctttcctcttttttcaaaTCCTCCGTCACTTCTTCCAAGCGTCACATTAAAGGCAAGTCTTACTAGTTCGTAGTTAATCACCGCCGTGTCGATATTAGCTTATACACCTGTTCTAGTTTTAAATGGCAAACAGTACCACATTGTGCTAATAaatcacatctttttttttctctcctctatcCGTTACACTCTGTAAAATATTATTGCCAGtcgcttttttattttattttttatacgGTATACACGAGGTCTTAAAGTTTATAATTTGATTGTCAGCTTGACAACCAAGTGGCTCCAGATTTATTTGTTTTGGTGCCAGAATCAATAAAAGATATTATTAAAAGTAAATATCTTCATAAAACGGATTTCCTTACTTGTGTATTTACTGGCGTTGAAGGGGCCTCCGCGCGCTTCACATTCTATTTAATCATCGATAAGGGGGAAGAATAAAAGTCGGGGCGGGGGGGTGTCTGATATTGTTTTAAGCTCTCTCCAGGAGCAAAGTGGGTTTTTAGACTGGTATGATCAGTTGGGTtttaaacaataaaagaaaaggaGGGGACAATGGTGATTAACTAGGACTGAGCGGGGTCATTTCTGTCTCTTCCTTgagttttttctctttcctcgtCGTTCTTAGGTGGCCGGCGCTGGAAGAGACCCGGGACGGGCTGGTGGGAGAGGATCCCACCGCCACCGACATGGAGACGAGCAGGAAGGAGCCACCGGCATCGGCCGCCACAGGTCCAAGGCACTCAGATTATTTGTGTGTGGTTTAAACCTAAGAGAAATCTACCTCTTTCTGACGGGTGGCGGTCGGTTACTTCGCAATTAAAGgcctttattttgtcttttttctaaTCCCTAACGGGTGCTCTTTCTCCAATCGGTGGGTTTATTCTTTTAAGACAGCAATCTAGCTAACGCAACGCTTCTTCAGTGCTATCGGTCCTGTCCGGAGAGGGTTACCCAAAGCGTGTTTTCCTTCGCACGTCACAAAAACAAAACTGTACATGATATGTATTACAGGATGTATGCAgcatggtgggttttgtttgctctcgggtttggttttgtttcgcttttctctttttctttttcctcctctttttttcctcttttttttttttccttttttttttggttttttgttttttccgaACGGAACTGGAAACAGCGACGTGTTTGCTCAGCAACTAATCAGGGACAATTTAAAAACAGCCATAACATACCATACATGCTGTCTaatccaaaaattaaaaaaagaaaaaaagaaagaaaaaaccaaaacaaaacaaaagaaccccAACATACACAACATGTAAATTATTGCACAAGAGAAAGGCTCAAAGTTTGCGTAAAATGCAATAGTATTGCCCCGATACAGATCATGCATTCAAACGgtgagaacaaaaagaaaataaacagggtGTGCTGGTGACAAGCACTTTCCGAATATCCTCAGCTTCCATGATTTCCATCACAAGGGACTAGAAAACCTCTACGGGGACGCGGGACGGGGAAGGGATGGGGGTGGatggggggtcggtgggggggtaCGAATATACCTCTATTCAGTTTTTATCTCGTTATTCAAGACTCGATCACTGTGCcattttttcatgtgtttctcCAGGGTACTGTACACGCTAAAAGGCATCTTACAAATCTCGCATTTGTAAACGTCCTTTCCCACCTGCCCGTGTGTTTTCATGTGCCGGGTGAGTTTGCTACTCTGGGCGCAGGCGTAGTTGCAAAGCTCACACTTATACGGCCTCTCGCCCGTGTGGCTCCGTCTGTGGACGGTGAGATTACTACAGTTCTTGAAGACCTTCCCACAGTACTCACAAGTGTCGCTGCGTCTGCCCTCTTTTGAGCTGGGCCTGCCAGGGCCCGGGCCACTAATATGGGGGGTGCTCCCTCCGCTTCCCGTGCCGCTGCGGCCTGAGATCCCTCCGTCCAGCTCGCCCGGCGGCGTGGAGAAGCGCAGGCTGCCGTTCTCCGAGGAGTGCTCGGAGGAGGAGGCGAAGGGCGATTGTCGGGAGTCGCCGAAGCTGAGGAACGGGTCCTTCAGCTGCCGGGAGGCGGCGTAGCCGGCAAGCCACTGGGAATAAACGTTCTCGGTGTTGGGCATGGCGGCGGGCGGCAGGTCGAACTCCTTCTCCAGCTTGATGCGTTTGGAGAAGGGGCTCAGGGAGCTGGGGCTACCCAGCAGCAGCTTTTTGGACAGCCCTCCCGAGGCGGACTCCCCCGGGGAGCAGCCCCGGCCGTTGACCGCCCCTTCGTCGATGCGGTCGGACTCGCCGGCCACCGAGTCTTCGTCGCAAGTGTCCCTGTGCCCCTCAGGCTCGGGGAGGTGGCCCCGCTTGTGTTTCTCCCCCAGGACCTGGTGGAAGGCCTCGCTGAAGTGCTGCATGGAGCTCAGGACCATGCCCTGCATGACGTCCGGCATCGACCGGCCCTCCTCGCCCGCCCGCGAGTTGTTCTCGTGGTGGTGGGCCGCCTCCAGGCTCATCCCAAAGCCGTAGTCCGGCCTGTCGCTCTcgttcaagtcctcctcctcttcctcctcttcctcctcctcctcctcctcctcttcctcctcttcctcgtcccCGTTCTCGGGTATCATGTTGGGGTCGTTCTCGCTCTTGAACTTGGCCACCACGGACTTGAgggcgctgctggcgctgcccACCAGGTCGCTGGTGCCCGGCTCGGGGGAGCTGGCGGTGGAGAGCCCGTCGTCTGACTTGACCGTCATGGGGGAGGACTTGTGCATGTGGGTCTTCATGTGGCGCTTCAGCTTGCTGGCCTGCGTGCAGGCGTGGTCGCAGAGGTTGCACTtgtagggcttctccccggtgtggctCCGGCGGTGGACCACCAGGTTGCTCTGAAACTTGAAGGTCTTCCCGCAGAACTCGCAGGACTTGGACTTCATGGGcggctgggagggaggaggagcgGACTGCAGAGGAGGAAGGGGTGGCGTGGCCAGGAACGGGGGCTTGCTGCCGGGCTGGAAGGGCTGCAGCAACCTTTGCATAGGGCTGGGCCGGCTCGGGGACAAGGGCGGGCTGGAGGTGTTGCCGgccagctcccgcagccgccgGGAGAAATCCATAGCGGGGGGCTCCATCGCCATGGGGTTCAGTCGCAGCACCCTGTCAAAGGCACTAGGGTGATGGGTGGCCAGAGCCATTTCTTCCGCACCCAGGCGCTCAATGCGATGCGGATCCAAATGGTGCCTCGGGGGAGGGCTAAAGAGGGGCGGCGTGGGTGGGAAGCGCCCTTCTCCCAGCCCCGACGCCTCCCTCGAGACCGAGCCGGGTATTCTGAGCAGGTTAAAAGGGTTATTGTCTGCAATGTGAATCCCGTGGAGAGGTGGCTGGGAAGGGCACTCTGCACCTAGTCCTGTTGGGATACCAACCCGTGGCGTCAGGGGGCTGCCGTGCTCGCTTTCTAGGTAGATCCGTAAGCCGTGCGTGTTCTGTGCGTGCTGCAAGAGGAACCAGGCGCTGTTGAAAGGCTGTTTACAAGTCGTACACGTGTAGCTGCTGGGCTCGTCTTTACCTGCAAAAATAACACAACAAGCAGCGTCAATCTCCGGCCGCCCACCGGCGGGCAAGAGCTCGCCTCCCCGCCTCGGCTCCTCTCGCTGGGAGCTGGGGAACGTCCCAGCTCAGGTGCAGgccggggacaaggggacaggaggAGGGCGAGTGGTGTGATGGGGAGGTCCAAACCGGCCCCAAGTTTGCCCAACCTCCTCCCGCCATCCCCAGCCCTGGGTTCAGAAACGAACCCCGGCAGGTAACCGCGGCTAAAAAGCTATTGAAGAAAAAAGGGGTGATTAAGTCAACTGATGCCAGCCACGACTCGGCACACTCTATGCTGCAAGAGGCTGctaatgtatatataaataaaaataaaataaataaatcgcTTTCTGAAAAGCACTCCAGAAAACTATGTACATCAGTTCAAAGAAGCAGCCCAAACTGCTTGCAACCTCAGCATCGTCATCACATTGTCACCCTCATCCTTACTCTGGGAGACCA is from Patagioenas fasciata isolate bPatFas1 chromosome 3, bPatFas1.hap1, whole genome shotgun sequence and encodes:
- the BCL11A gene encoding B-cell lymphoma/leukemia 11A isoform X5 → MSRRKQGKPQHLSKREFSPEPLEAILTDDEPEHGTLGAPEGDHDLLTCGQCQMNFPLGDILIFIEHKRKQCNGSLCLEKAVDKPPSPSPSELKKASNPVEVGIQVTPEDDDCLSTSSRGICPKQEHIAGKDEPSSYTCTTCKQPFNSAWFLLQHAQNTHGLRIYLESEHGSPLTPRVGIPTGLGAECPSQPPLHGIHIADNNPFNLLRIPGSVSREASGLGEGRFPPTPPLFSPPPRHHLDPHRIERLGAEEMALATHHPSAFDRVLRLNPMAMEPPAMDFSRRLRELAGNTSSPPLSPSRPSPMQRLLQPFQPGSKPPFLATPPLPPLQSAPPPSQPPMKSKSCEFCGKTFKFQSNLVVHRRSHTGEKPYKCNLCDHACTQASKLKRHMKTHMHKSSPMTVKSDDGLSTASSPEPGTSDLVGSASSALKSVVAKFKSENDPNMIPENGDEEEEEEEEEEEEEEEEEEEDLNESDRPDYGFGMSLEAAHHHENNSRAGEEGRSMPDVMQGMVLSSMQHFSEAFHQVLGEKHKRGHLPEPEGHRDTCDEDSVAGESDRIDEGAVNGRGCSPGESASGGLSKKLLLGSPSSLSPFSKRIKLEKEFDLPPAAMPNTENVYSQWLAGYAASRQLKDPFLSFGDSRQSPFASSSEHSSENGSLRFSTPPGELDGGISGRSGTGSGGSTPHISGPGPGRPSSKEGRRSDTCEYCGKVFKNCSNLTVHRRSHTGERPYKCELCNYACAQSSKLTRHMKTHGQVRRTPPAGAAPREPRTSGSFRMEVPEHLNSERR
- the BCL11A gene encoding B-cell lymphoma/leukemia 11A isoform X3 — protein: MSRRKQGKPQHLSKREFSPEPLEAILTDDEPEHGTLGAPEGDHDLLTCGQCQMNFPLGDILIFIEHKRKQCNGSLCLEKAVDKPPSPSPSELKKASNPVEVGIQVTPEDDDCLSTSSRGICPKQEHIAGKDEPSSYTCTTCKQPFNSAWFLLQHAQNTHGLRIYLESEHGSPLTPRVGIPTGLGAECPSQPPLHGIHIADNNPFNLLRIPGSVSREASGLGEGRFPPTPPLFSPPPRHHLDPHRIERLGAEEMALATHHPSAFDRVLRLNPMAMEPPAMDFSRRLRELAGNTSSPPLSPSRPSPMQRLLQPFQPGSKPPFLATPPLPPLQSAPPPSQPPMKSKSCEFCGKTFKFQSNLVVHRRSHTGEKPYKCNLCDHACTQASKLKRHMKTHMHKSSPMTVKSDDGLSTASSPEPGTSDLVGSASSALKSVVAKFKSENDPNMIPENGDEEEEEEEEEEEEEEEEEEEDLNESDRPDYGFGMSLEAAHHHENNSRAGEEGRSMPDVMQGMVLSSMQHFSEAFHQVLGEKHKRGHLPEPEGHRDTCDEDSVAGESDRIDEGAVNGRGCSPGESASGGLSKKLLLGSPSSLSPFSKRIKLEKEFDLPPAAMPNTENVYSQWLAGYAASRQLKDPFLSFGDSRQSPFASSSEHSSENGSLRFSTPPGELDGGISGRSGTGSGGSTPHISGPGPGRPSSKEGRRSDTCSTYPPSWRSAQGAPDIWQFSDGSSRALKF
- the BCL11A gene encoding B-cell lymphoma/leukemia 11A isoform X1, whose product is MSRRKQGKPQHLSKREFSPEPLEAILTDDEPEHGTLGAPEGDHDLLTCGQCQMNFPLGDILIFIEHKRKQCNGSLCLEKAVDKPPSPSPSELKKASNPVEVGIQVTPEDDDCLSTSSRGICPKQEHIAGKDEPSSYTCTTCKQPFNSAWFLLQHAQNTHGLRIYLESEHGSPLTPRVGIPTGLGAECPSQPPLHGIHIADNNPFNLLRIPGSVSREASGLGEGRFPPTPPLFSPPPRHHLDPHRIERLGAEEMALATHHPSAFDRVLRLNPMAMEPPAMDFSRRLRELAGNTSSPPLSPSRPSPMQRLLQPFQPGSKPPFLATPPLPPLQSAPPPSQPPMKSKSCEFCGKTFKFQSNLVVHRRSHTGEKPYKCNLCDHACTQASKLKRHMKTHMHKSSPMTVKSDDGLSTASSPEPGTSDLVGSASSALKSVVAKFKSENDPNMIPENGDEEEEEEEEEEEEEEEEEEEDLNESDRPDYGFGMSLEAAHHHENNSRAGEEGRSMPDVMQGMVLSSMQHFSEAFHQVLGEKHKRGHLPEPEGHRDTCDEDSVAGESDRIDEGAVNGRGCSPGESASGGLSKKLLLGSPSSLSPFSKRIKLEKEFDLPPAAMPNTENVYSQWLAGYAASRQLKDPFLSFGDSRQSPFASSSEHSSENGSLRFSTPPGELDGGISGRSGTGSGGSTPHISGPGPGRPSSKEGRRSDTCEYCGKVFKNCSNLTVHRRSHTGERPYKCELCNYACAQSSKLTRHMKTHGQVGKDVYKCEICKMPFSVYSTLEKHMKKWHSDRVLNNEIKTE
- the BCL11A gene encoding B-cell lymphoma/leukemia 11A isoform X2, with the protein product MNFPLGDILIFIEHKRKQCNGSLCLEKAVDKPPSPSPSELKKASNPVEVGIQVTPEDDDCLSTSSRGICPKQEHIAGKDEPSSYTCTTCKQPFNSAWFLLQHAQNTHGLRIYLESEHGSPLTPRVGIPTGLGAECPSQPPLHGIHIADNNPFNLLRIPGSVSREASGLGEGRFPPTPPLFSPPPRHHLDPHRIERLGAEEMALATHHPSAFDRVLRLNPMAMEPPAMDFSRRLRELAGNTSSPPLSPSRPSPMQRLLQPFQPGSKPPFLATPPLPPLQSAPPPSQPPMKSKSCEFCGKTFKFQSNLVVHRRSHTGEKPYKCNLCDHACTQASKLKRHMKTHMHKSSPMTVKSDDGLSTASSPEPGTSDLVGSASSALKSVVAKFKSENDPNMIPENGDEEEEEEEEEEEEEEEEEEEDLNESDRPDYGFGMSLEAAHHHENNSRAGEEGRSMPDVMQGMVLSSMQHFSEAFHQVLGEKHKRGHLPEPEGHRDTCDEDSVAGESDRIDEGAVNGRGCSPGESASGGLSKKLLLGSPSSLSPFSKRIKLEKEFDLPPAAMPNTENVYSQWLAGYAASRQLKDPFLSFGDSRQSPFASSSEHSSENGSLRFSTPPGELDGGISGRSGTGSGGSTPHISGPGPGRPSSKEGRRSDTCEYCGKVFKNCSNLTVHRRSHTGERPYKCELCNYACAQSSKLTRHMKTHGQVGKDVYKCEICKMPFSVYSTLEKHMKKWHSDRVLNNEIKTE